From Salinirubellus salinus, the proteins below share one genomic window:
- a CDS encoding DUF7113 family protein: MMLIRGHAGGTALTGTLYERGEEPPAFKGAPDEGAPYVWVCDAFYEVESGGQPQTIGDRELNVAFETPMPRGFDTRDAAVEAAKEHLRTQFARVGVAESEVEIEVIKREPGVEQG, translated from the coding sequence ATGATGCTCATCCGCGGTCACGCCGGTGGGACGGCGCTGACGGGGACGCTGTACGAACGTGGCGAGGAGCCACCGGCGTTCAAGGGGGCGCCCGACGAGGGCGCGCCGTACGTCTGGGTCTGCGACGCCTTCTACGAGGTCGAGAGCGGCGGCCAGCCCCAGACCATCGGCGACCGCGAACTCAACGTGGCGTTCGAGACGCCGATGCCCCGTGGGTTCGACACCCGCGACGCTGCCGTCGAGGCGGCCAAGGAACACCTTCGCACCCAGTTCGCCCGCGTGGGCGTCGCGGAGAGCGAGGTGGAGATAGAGGTCATCAAACGAGAACCGGGCGTGGAACAGGGGTAA
- a CDS encoding ATP-binding protein — protein MTDLGDFEDFDGDGGADDPPDAEPTGQGAEATDSTAGVDRADANGEADAEADEPFEPVDVSPVGSDTGIGTLSAAEGLVVSEDPQDTRLRAYITVGNRALVRIGSYLVASYPDGEKLFCRIVALEYAQEFQSDDATEIHARRAMRSDGVDEQDYKFMASLEPLAVLYDDGGEMRRRMADRVPKPETVVGQATDPAEIKTGLKIPDDGVFLGHLAVGGEKVRTAASPPTIDYRLKDDYDSGDPLVFRHTLVAGGTGSGKTHGAKNVLRQYLAADRTYPVEDRSVRPAVVMFDPQDEYAQMHDDNPAMTDEFARQCEREGVAHGGVADTVAFVPKVGDATYAADHHRAEQVAFTLPFSMVRSRPWLVAAGGLNDNQYPALQQLLKRFFSKHGNAGTYGQFRSFLDDPTLREELHESGQIHEATFDAVKRRTYGFGDVFDTDARPITEMVDEFVRPGGLTVVPTYHVNDSRKTTTVVLAVASLLVDEKLSNDPRYDRIKETPVVLGMDEAHNFLTDADSVQARKVIGKFSEAAKQGRKERLGLFLVTQDPQDVADPVFKQVNTTVVLNLGDEDAIKAVNIPSNLEGKVPYMEKGQMVVYSPDNSEPVEIMGLSTCLTRHGRE, from the coding sequence ATGACCGACCTCGGCGACTTCGAGGACTTCGACGGCGACGGCGGCGCGGACGACCCTCCGGACGCCGAACCGACCGGGCAGGGTGCCGAGGCGACCGACTCGACTGCCGGTGTCGACCGTGCCGACGCGAACGGTGAGGCCGACGCTGAGGCAGACGAACCGTTCGAGCCGGTGGACGTCTCGCCCGTCGGGAGCGACACCGGCATCGGCACGCTCTCGGCCGCCGAGGGACTCGTCGTCAGCGAGGACCCGCAGGACACCCGCCTGCGCGCCTACATCACCGTCGGCAACCGGGCGCTCGTGCGCATCGGCTCGTACCTCGTCGCCTCCTACCCCGACGGCGAGAAACTGTTCTGTCGAATCGTCGCGCTGGAGTACGCACAGGAGTTCCAGTCCGACGACGCCACGGAGATCCACGCCCGCCGCGCGATGCGGAGCGACGGCGTGGACGAGCAGGACTACAAGTTCATGGCGTCGCTCGAGCCGCTCGCGGTCCTCTACGACGACGGCGGCGAGATGAGACGCCGGATGGCCGACCGCGTCCCCAAACCGGAGACGGTGGTGGGGCAGGCCACCGACCCGGCCGAGATAAAGACCGGTCTGAAGATACCCGACGACGGCGTCTTCCTCGGCCACCTCGCCGTCGGGGGCGAGAAGGTCCGGACCGCCGCCTCGCCGCCGACCATCGACTACCGCCTGAAGGACGACTACGACTCTGGCGACCCGCTCGTCTTCCGGCACACGCTCGTCGCGGGGGGCACGGGGTCGGGCAAGACCCACGGCGCGAAGAACGTCCTCCGACAGTACCTCGCGGCGGACCGGACCTACCCGGTCGAGGACCGCTCGGTCCGGCCGGCCGTCGTGATGTTCGACCCGCAGGACGAGTACGCCCAGATGCACGACGACAACCCGGCGATGACCGACGAGTTCGCCCGCCAGTGCGAGCGCGAGGGCGTGGCCCACGGCGGTGTGGCCGACACCGTCGCGTTCGTCCCGAAGGTCGGTGACGCCACCTACGCGGCCGACCACCACCGAGCCGAGCAGGTGGCGTTCACGCTCCCGTTCTCGATGGTCCGCTCGCGCCCGTGGCTGGTCGCCGCCGGCGGACTCAACGACAACCAGTACCCCGCACTCCAGCAACTCCTGAAGCGGTTCTTCTCGAAACACGGGAACGCGGGGACCTACGGACAGTTCCGCTCGTTCCTCGACGACCCGACGCTCCGCGAGGAACTCCACGAGTCCGGCCAGATACACGAGGCCACGTTCGACGCCGTGAAGCGCCGGACGTACGGTTTCGGCGACGTGTTCGACACGGACGCCCGGCCCATCACCGAGATGGTCGACGAGTTCGTCCGTCCCGGAGGGCTGACCGTCGTGCCCACCTACCACGTCAACGACTCCCGGAAGACGACGACGGTGGTGCTCGCGGTGGCCTCCCTGCTCGTCGACGAGAAACTGTCGAACGACCCGCGCTACGACCGTATCAAGGAGACGCCCGTCGTCCTCGGGATGGACGAGGCGCACAACTTCCTCACCGACGCCGACAGCGTGCAGGCCCGGAAGGTCATCGGGAAGTTCTCCGAGGCAGCCAAGCAGGGCCGCAAGGAGCGACTCGGCCTGTTCCTCGTCACGCAGGACCCGCAGGACGTGGCAGACCCCGTGTTCAAGCAGGTGAACACCACCGTCGTCCTCAACCTCGGGGACGAGGACGCCATCAAGGCCGTGAACATCCCCAGCAACCTCGAGGGGAAGGTCCCCTACATGGAGAAGGGGCAGATGGTTGTCTACTCGCCGGACAACTCCGAACCGGTCGAGATCATGGGGTTGTCGACCTGTCTGACCCGGCACGGCCGCGAGTAG